From a region of the Buchnera aphidicola (Floraphis choui) genome:
- the hisH gene encoding imidazole glycerol phosphate synthase subunit HisH, translating into MTRVVIINTGCANLSSIKYAVCRLGYNPIISTSKEDILNSNKMLLPGVGTAYSAMCMLKKLNLLNLIKDYQQPLLGICLGMQLLSSFSSESKGTYMLNIINSPVYLLNSNSLPLPHNGWNNVEICTNNILFHGIENNSKFYFLHSYAFYINKYTIAKTLYNIYFSAAIQKNNFFGVQFHPEKSGELGLKVLKNFLEI; encoded by the coding sequence ATGACGCGTGTAGTTATTATAAATACTGGTTGTGCTAATTTATCTTCTATAAAGTATGCTGTTTGTAGGTTAGGATATAATCCTATAATTAGCACATCTAAAGAAGATATATTAAATTCTAACAAAATGCTACTTCCTGGTGTAGGAACAGCGTATTCAGCAATGTGTATGTTAAAAAAATTAAATTTATTAAATTTAATTAAAGATTATCAACAACCATTATTAGGAATTTGCTTAGGAATGCAATTATTATCTTCCTTTAGTAGTGAATCAAAAGGTACATATATGTTAAATATCATAAATTCTCCTGTGTATCTTCTTAATTCTAATTCGTTACCTCTTCCTCATAATGGATGGAATAATGTAGAAATATGTACAAATAATATATTATTTCATGGAATTGAAAATAATTCTAAATTTTATTTCTTACATAGTTATGCATTTTATATTAATAAATATACTATAGCAAAAACATTATATAATATTTATTTTAGTGCTGCTATACAAAAAAATAATTTTTTTGGAGTTCAATTTCATCCAGAAAAATCTGGAGAATTAGGATTAAAAGTATTAAAAAATTTTTTGGAGATATAA
- the hisA gene encoding 1-(5-phosphoribosyl)-5-[(5-phosphoribosylamino)methylideneamino]imidazole-4-carboxamide isomerase, with translation MIIPSIDLINGKIVRLYQGKYNCKTFYEDYINDIILNYYSQGASTIHLVDLDGALDPKKKQTHIIQDLLSYSNISLQVGGGIRNCEDVDLLFSLGVKRIVIGTSAIKTPEKVSMWLEKYGGDAIILALDINVSSNGCKDVVINAWKNSSGISLEELIYKFSPLGLKHVLCTDVSKDGTLLGPNVKLYEDISTSFSHIHFQSSGGIGSLNDIASIKKSGVKSVIVGRALLEKKFSLVEAIKCWQNE, from the coding sequence TTGATTATACCGTCTATAGATTTAATTAATGGAAAAATTGTTAGGTTATATCAAGGAAAATATAATTGTAAAACTTTTTATGAAGATTATATCAATGACATAATATTAAATTATTATTCCCAAGGAGCTAGTACTATACATTTAGTAGATCTTGATGGAGCATTAGATCCTAAAAAAAAGCAAACTCACATTATTCAAGATTTGTTGTCTTATTCTAATATTAGTTTACAAGTAGGAGGAGGAATTCGAAATTGTGAAGATGTAGATTTATTGTTTTCATTAGGTGTTAAGAGAATAGTCATTGGAACATCTGCGATAAAAACTCCAGAAAAAGTAAGCATGTGGCTAGAAAAATATGGAGGTGATGCTATTATACTAGCCTTAGACATAAATGTTTCTAGTAATGGCTGTAAAGACGTAGTAATTAATGCATGGAAAAATAGTTCTGGAATTAGTTTAGAAGAATTGATATACAAATTTTCTCCTTTAGGATTAAAGCATGTTTTATGTACTGATGTATCTAAAGATGGAACATTATTGGGTCCTAATGTAAAACTGTATGAAGATATTTCTACTTCTTTTAGTCATATTCACTTTCAATCTTCTGGTGGAATAGGATCTTTAAATGACATTGCTTCTATTAAAAAATCTGGAGTTAAAAGTGTAATTGTTGGCCGTGCTTTATTAGAAAAGAAATTTAGCTT